From Streptomyces griseorubiginosus, one genomic window encodes:
- a CDS encoding antibiotic biosynthesis monooxygenase, with protein sequence MSDHRVAPDVPVAPAASVPVAPVAAFEPPYYAVVFTSVPAADRDGYDETASRMGELVQRIPGFLGEDSASTPGGLSVTVAYFRDLAGIEQWRRDEEHRAAKEYGRAHWYERYSLHIARVEQSRSFERVPGGARPSRGTPVPSAS encoded by the coding sequence ATGAGTGATCACCGTGTCGCACCTGACGTACCTGTCGCACCCGCCGCCTCCGTACCTGTCGCACCCGTCGCCGCCTTCGAACCGCCCTACTACGCCGTCGTGTTCACGTCCGTCCCCGCCGCGGACCGGGACGGGTACGACGAGACCGCCTCACGCATGGGGGAGCTGGTGCAGCGGATCCCCGGCTTCCTGGGGGAGGACTCGGCCAGTACGCCGGGCGGGCTGTCGGTTACCGTGGCCTACTTCCGGGACCTGGCCGGCATCGAGCAGTGGCGGCGCGACGAGGAGCACAGGGCGGCCAAGGAGTACGGCCGGGCCCACTGGTACGAGCGGTACTCCCTGCACATCGCCAGGGTGGAGCAGAGCCGGAGCTTCGAGCGGGTGCCGGGTGGAGCCCGGCCGAGCCGTGGCACACCGGTCCCGTCCGCGTCGTAG
- a CDS encoding MarR family winged helix-turn-helix transcriptional regulator produces MPAEPRPAATTAQALEAMDFFIATAHLGQQEMAQRLGLNVTDLLSFAYVLKAGEDLLTAGDLAEHAHVTTGAVTGILNRLERGGYVTRVPDPTDRRRVRVAARPDAVTKVVALYQPYYDRLDAVFAEYSADEIAVLHDWFSRTTDLALAYIEELRAKDAEG; encoded by the coding sequence ATGCCCGCCGAGCCCCGCCCCGCCGCCACCACGGCCCAGGCACTGGAGGCGATGGACTTCTTCATCGCCACCGCCCACCTCGGCCAGCAGGAGATGGCCCAGCGGCTGGGTCTGAACGTCACCGACCTGCTGTCCTTCGCCTACGTCCTGAAGGCCGGCGAGGACCTCCTCACCGCGGGCGACCTCGCCGAGCACGCCCACGTCACGACCGGCGCGGTCACCGGCATCCTCAACCGCCTCGAACGCGGCGGCTACGTCACCCGCGTCCCCGACCCCACCGACCGCCGCCGCGTCCGGGTCGCCGCGCGCCCCGACGCCGTGACCAAGGTCGTCGCCCTCTACCAGCCGTACTACGACCGCCTCGACGCCGTCTTCGCCGAGTACTCCGCCGACGAGATCGCCGTACTCCACGACTGGTTCAGCCGTACGACCGACCTGGCGCTCGCGTACATCGAGGAGCTGCGGGCGAAGGACGCGGAGGGGTAG
- a CDS encoding HGxxPAAW family protein: MSAHQYDEGHTVAGWTGFGIATVGTAVLGLGVCTVSGALIAGGLAVTAVSVLVTWALHLSGWGKPPGRRPRAEWGMRVRDTGAREGHAGCVGCRLAGRGGRRTAAVETGVGTGTRAEVGPGAEAGTGVAAGQVPVESVG; encoded by the coding sequence GTGAGCGCACATCAGTATGACGAGGGGCACACGGTCGCGGGGTGGACCGGCTTCGGCATAGCGACGGTGGGGACGGCCGTGCTGGGGCTGGGTGTGTGCACGGTCTCCGGCGCGCTGATCGCCGGCGGACTCGCGGTCACCGCGGTCAGCGTCCTCGTGACCTGGGCCCTGCATCTGTCCGGCTGGGGCAAGCCGCCGGGACGCCGGCCGCGTGCGGAGTGGGGCATGCGGGTGCGGGACACGGGCGCACGGGAGGGACATGCGGGGTGTGTCGGGTGCCGGCTGGCGGGGCGGGGAGGACGGCGGACCGCGGCGGTCGAGACCGGGGTCGGCACAGGTACCAGGGCTGAGGTCGGCCCAGGGGCCGAGGCCGGGACCGGGGTCGCGGCGGGGCAGGTCCCCGTGGAGTCGGTCGGCTGA
- a CDS encoding DUF2797 domain-containing protein, with the protein MAQAWKCAGLWWSADGPVLRWDGGRRSALTWGKRVAFGVAEGGVRTCVGARGHACAARAAVSGRSTGARCEECARLDRAHSVAADTLADDPRPYRVYLAWFGPGMVKVGITAYERGSARLLEQGAVCFSWLGTGPLMAARRTEELLRAALSVPDRVPYGDKRAVRSSLPASAPERAAEIAELHARAMTLGGWPESLERAPYEPADHVGTFGLAGLPTARGEVRELVAGGVVGGRLIAAAGPDLHVETEGQGVVVLDTRLMTGWELVPAEGATPGNTVPVREFKGVPGVQDQLF; encoded by the coding sequence ATGGCACAGGCATGGAAGTGCGCGGGGCTGTGGTGGTCGGCCGACGGACCCGTGCTGCGGTGGGACGGCGGGCGGCGCAGTGCGCTGACCTGGGGGAAGCGGGTGGCCTTCGGGGTCGCGGAGGGGGGTGTGCGGACATGTGTGGGAGCGCGGGGGCATGCGTGTGCGGCACGGGCCGCGGTGTCGGGGCGGAGCACCGGGGCGCGCTGCGAGGAATGCGCGCGGCTGGACCGGGCGCACTCGGTGGCCGCCGACACCCTCGCGGACGACCCCCGGCCGTACCGGGTGTATCTGGCCTGGTTCGGGCCCGGCATGGTCAAGGTCGGCATCACGGCGTACGAACGGGGCTCCGCGCGGCTGCTGGAACAGGGCGCCGTCTGCTTCAGCTGGCTCGGCACCGGCCCGCTGATGGCGGCCCGGCGCACCGAGGAGCTGTTGCGGGCCGCGCTCTCGGTGCCGGACCGTGTTCCGTACGGCGACAAGCGGGCCGTACGGTCGTCCCTGCCGGCGTCGGCCCCCGAGCGGGCCGCCGAGATCGCCGAGTTGCATGCCCGGGCGATGACCCTGGGTGGTTGGCCGGAGTCCCTGGAGCGGGCGCCGTACGAACCGGCCGACCACGTCGGGACCTTCGGCCTCGCGGGGCTGCCCACCGCGAGGGGAGAGGTGAGGGAGCTCGTCGCGGGCGGGGTGGTGGGCGGTCGCCTGATCGCTGCCGCCGGGCCGGACCTTCATGTGGAGACGGAGGGGCAGGGGGTGGTCGTACTGGACACCCGCCTGATGACCGGCTGGGAGCTGGTGCCGGCCGAGGGGGCGACACCGGGGAACACCGTGCCGGTAAGGGAGTTCAAGGGGGTGCCGGGGGTTCAGGACCAGTTGTTCTGA